The window ACAAGAGACGCTATCAATACAAGATACAAACTTTATGGGCAGGATTTCATAATCACAGATACTGCGGGTATTCGTAAGAAAGCCAAAGTAAAAGAAGATATCGAATTTTATTCAGTGATGCGCTCTTTAAGAACATTAGAGGAGTCTGATGTGATTATTGTGATGATCGATGCTGAGAGAGGATTTGAAGCTCAGGATATGAACTTGATCTCTCTAGGGATAAAAAATAATAAGGGAATCATGATCATGGTGAATAAATGGGATTTGGTCGAAAAAGATCACAAGACCATGGATACCATTAAAAAGGATATGCTTGAGAAGTTGGGTGAGAATCGCTGGATTCCAATGATCTTCACTTCGGTGCTGACTAAGCAAAGAATTTTTCAAGCAATTGAGCTTGCTGTAAAGGTTTATGAAAATAAAACCAGAAAGGTTCCGACTTCAAAAATCAATGATGTTATGTTGGCTGAGATTGAAAAATATCCACCGCCAGCATGGAAAGGAAAGTACATTAAGATCAAGTATGTGACTCAACTTCCGACCAAAAATCCGGTTTTTGCTTTCTTCTGTAATTTACCTCAATATATCAAGAATCCTTACACGAGATACTTGGAAAATAGATTAAGAGAAAACTTTGATTTTGAGGGTGTTCCGATCAAAATCACGTATAAAAAGAAGTAAAAAATAAATTTGTGTAAAACACTTGACAGTTACATAAACGGTGTTACATTTGCATGCTTAATTTAAGAAACAAACAAAAAAATGAAAAAGGTATTTGCATTATTCGCTGTAGCAGGAATGTTATTCACTGCATCTTGTGGCAACAAAGAAGTTTCTGAAGAAACTGAGATTGAAGTAGTAATCGAAGAGACTGAAGAGGCAACTGAAGAAGTAATCGAAGAAGCTGTTGAAGCTACTGAAGAGGTTGCTGTTGAAGTTGAAGAAACTGTTGAAGGTTAATCAACCCTCAATTCTAAAATTTAAAAACCCTCTGAGCAATCAGAGGGTTTTTTTGTTTTAAAATATTCAGAAAATGTTAAAAAAATTATTTAAAGATTTTATCTAACAAAAATCCCCCATCGTTTTCCGATAGGGGATTTTTTGTTTTTATCCTTCTACTTCCGAAGCGTATTCCTCAACAGGAATACAGCTACAGATTAGATTTCTATCTCCGAAGGCTGAGTCAATTCTTCTGACAGTTGGCCAGAATTTGTTTCCCCTCACATAAGGAAGTGGATAAACTGCTTTTTCTCTTGAATAAGGAAGTTCCCAATTCTCTGCCAAAGCTAGATTTGCTGTATGTGGTGCGTTTTTCAACACATTATTTTCTTTGTCAGCTATTCCATCATAGACTTCTTGAATTTCAGCTCTGATTGCGATCATCGCGTCACAGAACCTGTCTAATTCTGAAACTGTTTCTGATTCAGTAGGTTCTACCATCAAGGTGCCAGCTACTGGGAATGAAACTGTCGGCGCGTGGAATCCATAATCCATCAATCGCTTAGCGATATCTTCTACTTCTATTCCTACTTCCTTGAAAGCACGACAATCCAAAATCATCTCGTGTGCAGCTCTTCCTCCTTTACCAGTGTACAAAATTGGATAATGAGCTTCTAATTTTGCTTTGATATAATTTGCATTGAGAATGGCGATTCTTGTAGCATTAGTTAAGCCTTCTCCCCCCATCATAGCAATATAGGCATAAGAAATAGGCAAGATACTCGCACTACCAAATGGAGCCGCTGAAATTGCATTGATCGCCTGCGTTCCGCCTGTCTGAACCAAAGGGTTTCCAGGAAGGAAAGGTACCAATTGCTCTGCTACTGAAATAGGTCCCATGCCAGGTCCACCGCCACCATGTGGAATACAGAAGGTCTTGTGAAGATTCAAGTGACAAACATCAGCCCCAATTCTGCCTGGGCTTGTCAATCCAACTTGTGCATTCATATTTGCTCCATCCATATAGACTTGTCCACCATGGTCGTGGATGATTTGACAAATTTTCTGGATTGCTTCTTCAAACACACCGTGAGTAGAAGGATAAGTAACCATCAAAGCAGCCAATTCATTGCTGTGTGCTTCTGCTTTTTGTCTTAAATCATCGATATCTATATTTCCTTTTTCATCACACTTCACTAAGACCACTTTCATTCCTGCCATGACAGCAGAAGCAGGGTTTGTTCCGTGAGCAGAGGTTGGGATGATAGCGATATTTCTGTGATGATCACCTCTGCTCATGTGGTAAGCTCTGATGACCATCAAGCCAGCATATTCTCCTTGAGCACCAGAGTTTGGCTGCAATGAAGTGTCAGCAAAACCAGTGATCTCTGTTAGCCAATTTCTTAAGTTTTGGAACAATTCATAATATCCTGCTGCTTGATCCTGTGGACAGAATGGATGCAATTGACCGAACTCTGGCCAAGTAACAGGAATCATTTCTGTTGTTGCATTCAATTTCATGGTACATGAACCCAATGAAATCATTGAATGAACTAAGGAAAGATCTTTGTTTTCTAAGCGCTTGATATATCTGAGCATTTCATGCTCTGAATGGAATTGATTGAAAACTGGATGAGTTAGGTATTCAGAAGTTCTCTCAAGACCATCAGGTAAGTTGAGTTCTAATCCATTGACTAAAGTGTCCCAGTTGATTTCCGCTTTTTGATTGGTTGATTTAGCAAATACTTCAATTACATCTTTTACATCTTCAAGCGTTTTTGGTTCATCAAAAGAAAGGAAAATAGCTCCTTCTTCATATCTGAAGTTCATTTCCGCGGAAAGTGCAAACGCTTGAATTTTTGATTGCTGAACAGGATCTACTTTGATCTTTATCGTATCGAAGAAATTATTGTTTTCTTGTTCAAATCCCATTTCTTTGAGGGCTTGAGCGGTCAAACTCGCTAAACCATGAGTTTTTGCTGCAATTTCTTTCAAGCCTTTTGGTCCGTGATATACAGAATACATTCCTGCCATCACTGCAAGCAATACTTGGGCTGTACAGATGTTGGAAGTTGCTTTTTCTCTTTTAATATGTTGCTCACGGGTTTGCAAAGCCATTCTGTAGGCTTTGTTACCATCTCTGTCCTGAGACACACCGATGATTCTACCTGGAACTTGTCTCTTGTAAGTTTCTTTTGTTGCGAAAAATGCTGCGTGAGGTCCTCCAAATCCCATTGGAACACCCAGTCTTTGGCTTGTACCTACTACCACATCCGCTCCCATTTCTCCTGGAGGTGTTAATAGCGTTAAGCTCAAAAGATCAGTTGAAAATGCAGTCAATACATTATTTTCTTTGGCAGCAGCGACAAGAGCAGCGTGATCGATTACTTCTCCATCCATATTTGGATACTGGATCAGTACACCGAAAATATCAGCATCAGTCAAGTCCAACTCAGATAAAGGTGCAATCACCAGTTCAATTCCAACAGGAATAGATCTCGTAATCAACAAATCTCTCGTTTGAGGGAATACTTTTTCATCTACAAAAAATTTGTTTGCGTTTTTCTTTTCTCTAGGCTTAGAGGCGTGTAACATCGTCATCGCTTCAGCAGCAGCCGTTGCTTCATCAAGAAGAGACGCATTTGCCATTTCCATTTTCGTCAAATCCATGACCATCGTCTGGTAGTTGATCAAAGCTTCAAGTCTTCCTTGAGCGATTTCAGCTTGATAAGGAGTGTAAGCGGTATACCATCCTGGATTTTCAAGCACATTTCTCAAAATCACTCCAGGAACAATAGTATCATAATACCCCAAACCAATAAATGATTTGAAGATTTTATTCTTAGAAGCCAAAGTCTTGAATTCTTTCAAAAAAGCAGCTTCAGATTTTGCGCTTGGCAAGTCCAAAGGCTTCGTCAATTGAATAGATTTTGGGATGGTTTGATCAATTAACTCGTCAATTGAAGCGGCACCAATTTTCTCAAGCATCATGTTCACATCTTCCTGAGATGATCCATTATGCCTATTTTCAAACTTTGTAGATGGGGAAAGATTAATCTTCATAATCAATAATGTAAAGGGAATTTATTGGGGTTATATCCTCATTGATTTTTCGTAGCGCAAAGGTATAAATTATTGCAGTATATCAATTTGATAACTTCAAGATTTATACCTTCGTAACAGTTCAAATTGATAAACGGTTTTATTCTATTAAGAAATATTTCTAAGTTTATCGTCTAGTTTAGAAAACCATTAGATTTTATTTATGAAGAGAAATTATTTGATAGCAGGAATGTTATCCTTGTGCCTAACCTATCAGGTAAGCGCACAAGATGCTACAGCACTGAAATATGCAGAAAAAATCACTGCTGCTGGCTTAGAAGAAAAACTAACTTACCTAGCTTCTGACGAAATGGAAGGAAGAGATACAGGTGAAAAAGGTCAAAAAATGGCTGCGGAATACCTAGTAAATCATTATAAAAATTTAGGCTTAGCAGGCCCTGTGAATGGTGAGTACCTTCAAAAATTCAACTTAGCCTCAGTTTCTTTCTCCGAAGTCAGTATGACAGTTGGAAAACAGAAATTAGTCAACAATGAAGATTTTGTTTTCATAGGTGATGGCGATATGAAAAAAGCTGCCAAAGCTGACTTGGTATTCTTGGGTCTTGCTTCTGAAGAGAATTTAGCCAAAGTAGATGTAAAAGGTAAGCTTGTCGGCCTTTGGGCGATTGGTGAAAGAGCACAGACTGTTGTGAGAGATGTGATGGATGCAGGTGCTGCAGGTATCGTAATCGTAACTATGGAAGGTCAGGCAAATTTTGATAGACTGGCAAACAGATATAAATCACTTAGCGGTAGGGGTAGATTAGGGTTCGAACAACCTTCTAAACAAGAACCGATCTTCCTAGTGAGCTCAGATAAAATGTCTTCTTTATTTGGAACTCCTGTGGAGATTTTGAAAGAAGCAGCTAAAAACAATCCTGAATCTATCAAGTCTCAAAAAGCTTCTTATTTGATTAAGAAAAGTACAAAATTGGTTCCTACTGAAAATGTAATGGGCTACTTGGAAGGAACTGACAAGAAAGAGGAAGTTTTGGTGATTTCATCTCACTATGACCATACTGGTATCGACAGCCAAGGAAGAATCAACAATGGTGCAGATGATGACGGTTCTGGAACTGTCTCTGTAATGCAGATTGCTGAGGCTTTTGCTGCTGCCGCCAAAGACGGTATCAGACCAAGAAGAAGCATTCTTTTCTTGAACGTCACAGGTGAAGAAAAAGGGCTTTTGGGTTCTGAATACTATTCCAATAACCCAATTTTCCCATTGGAAAATACTGTGAACAACATCAACATCGATATGGTCGGTAGAATTGATTATGAATATCAAGACGCCGAAAACCAAGACTATGTGTATGTCATCGGTTCTGAGATGCTTTCTTCACAATTGAAAGTGATCAACGAATACAATAACATTACTTACACTGGTTTGAAATTGGATTACAGATATGATGCAGAGGATGATCCAAACAGATTTTACTACAGATCGGATCATTACAACTTTGCTAAAAACAATATTCCTGTAATCTTCTTCTTCAATGGTGTTCATGATGACTATCATCAGCACACGGACACAGTGGACAAAATCGAATTCCCATTGATGACAAAAAGAGCAAAATTAATCTTCCATACCTCTTGGGACCTAGCCAACAGAGAGCAAAGAACTCCTGTAGACGGAACGAACACAAGAACAGACAGATAATAAAAGGATGAAATCTAAGGGATGAAGAATCTTACAATTAAGATTTAAGATTTTAGAATTCAGATTTTAGATTTATCTCAAAAAATTATAAAATAAGACCTGCTGGACATTAAGTCTGGCAGGTTTTTTTGTTTTATTTTGGCAAGGGAAATGATTTGAAAATTTAAATTTGAAACTTTAAATATAAGAAGCGAAACGTAAGAATTTAGAAAGAAGATTTTTATAGTGACTTTTTTGACAAGCTAATTAACTCTAATCTACTTTAAAATCTTTATTAAAAAATAAACTAATTCTTGCGTATAATAATAATATTGCAAAAGCTCTTAGGCGAGAGTTGACTTTGGCCAAAGTTTTTTATTTATTTTACTTTAGTGAATTATGAAAAAGTACACATTATTAATGGCGATTCTTGGAGTTTTTGCATTTTATTCGAACCCTGTGGTAGGTCAAGAAGAAGTGCCGGATGATGAATATGAGTGGTGTCAATTTATTGATAGACCAGATAGACCTGAAATAGATGGTTGTAAAGTTGCTTATTTCGATCATATTTGTCCTTGCGAATAATTTCTTTAGCCCACTTCAATCAT is drawn from Belliella baltica DSM 15883 and contains these coding sequences:
- the der gene encoding ribosome biogenesis GTPase Der; protein product: MSNIVAIVGRPNVGKSTFFNRLVEERKAIEDNMSGVTRDRHYGHAQWGGKYFSVIDTGGYVIGSDDVFEAEIRKQVTLAIEEANVILFVVDCHDGLTDLDKDFANVLRSSKKPVYIVANKADTQEKELNASEFYALGLGDNDVFPIAAVSGSGTGDLLDEVIKHFPEGGIEDPDEGIPKISILGRPNVGKSSFLNALLGTERSIVTNEAGTTRDAINTRYKLYGQDFIITDTAGIRKKAKVKEDIEFYSVMRSLRTLEESDVIIVMIDAERGFEAQDMNLISLGIKNNKGIMIMVNKWDLVEKDHKTMDTIKKDMLEKLGENRWIPMIFTSVLTKQRIFQAIELAVKVYENKTRKVPTSKINDVMLAEIEKYPPPAWKGKYIKIKYVTQLPTKNPVFAFFCNLPQYIKNPYTRYLENRLRENFDFEGVPIKITYKKK
- the gcvP gene encoding aminomethyl-transferring glycine dehydrogenase — protein: MKINLSPSTKFENRHNGSSQEDVNMMLEKIGAASIDELIDQTIPKSIQLTKPLDLPSAKSEAAFLKEFKTLASKNKIFKSFIGLGYYDTIVPGVILRNVLENPGWYTAYTPYQAEIAQGRLEALINYQTMVMDLTKMEMANASLLDEATAAAEAMTMLHASKPREKKNANKFFVDEKVFPQTRDLLITRSIPVGIELVIAPLSELDLTDADIFGVLIQYPNMDGEVIDHAALVAAAKENNVLTAFSTDLLSLTLLTPPGEMGADVVVGTSQRLGVPMGFGGPHAAFFATKETYKRQVPGRIIGVSQDRDGNKAYRMALQTREQHIKREKATSNICTAQVLLAVMAGMYSVYHGPKGLKEIAAKTHGLASLTAQALKEMGFEQENNNFFDTIKIKVDPVQQSKIQAFALSAEMNFRYEEGAIFLSFDEPKTLEDVKDVIEVFAKSTNQKAEINWDTLVNGLELNLPDGLERTSEYLTHPVFNQFHSEHEMLRYIKRLENKDLSLVHSMISLGSCTMKLNATTEMIPVTWPEFGQLHPFCPQDQAAGYYELFQNLRNWLTEITGFADTSLQPNSGAQGEYAGLMVIRAYHMSRGDHHRNIAIIPTSAHGTNPASAVMAGMKVVLVKCDEKGNIDIDDLRQKAEAHSNELAALMVTYPSTHGVFEEAIQKICQIIHDHGGQVYMDGANMNAQVGLTSPGRIGADVCHLNLHKTFCIPHGGGGPGMGPISVAEQLVPFLPGNPLVQTGGTQAINAISAAPFGSASILPISYAYIAMMGGEGLTNATRIAILNANYIKAKLEAHYPILYTGKGGRAAHEMILDCRAFKEVGIEVEDIAKRLMDYGFHAPTVSFPVAGTLMVEPTESETVSELDRFCDAMIAIRAEIQEVYDGIADKENNVLKNAPHTANLALAENWELPYSREKAVYPLPYVRGNKFWPTVRRIDSAFGDRNLICSCIPVEEYASEVEG
- a CDS encoding M28 family peptidase, giving the protein MKRNYLIAGMLSLCLTYQVSAQDATALKYAEKITAAGLEEKLTYLASDEMEGRDTGEKGQKMAAEYLVNHYKNLGLAGPVNGEYLQKFNLASVSFSEVSMTVGKQKLVNNEDFVFIGDGDMKKAAKADLVFLGLASEENLAKVDVKGKLVGLWAIGERAQTVVRDVMDAGAAGIVIVTMEGQANFDRLANRYKSLSGRGRLGFEQPSKQEPIFLVSSDKMSSLFGTPVEILKEAAKNNPESIKSQKASYLIKKSTKLVPTENVMGYLEGTDKKEEVLVISSHYDHTGIDSQGRINNGADDDGSGTVSVMQIAEAFAAAAKDGIRPRRSILFLNVTGEEKGLLGSEYYSNNPIFPLENTVNNINIDMVGRIDYEYQDAENQDYVYVIGSEMLSSQLKVINEYNNITYTGLKLDYRYDAEDDPNRFYYRSDHYNFAKNNIPVIFFFNGVHDDYHQHTDTVDKIEFPLMTKRAKLIFHTSWDLANREQRTPVDGTNTRTDR